A single window of Sphingobacteriales bacterium DNA harbors:
- a CDS encoding tetratricopeptide repeat protein — protein MKIRWLTGILLLCFLFNNTMTFSQSKDSLLKVLKEAKTSRKAEVYLQLSDVVVNDSAELGIFYANKALELAKRFKNEKEIADAYFHLGDAYLNLNDFQNSLQNYIKSLNIRKELKDFKDIAAAYNGIGMVFYLQGEYDKAIKYFTAAWQNDKKANDFENASKRLNNIGIAYKKMGDFDKAIEYYNQALKIDRENNFEANIAIDLNNIGAIHKAWGNYEEALKYYTDALGIDKRIGKPADVAIDMNNIGMVYYSQGKYDKAIEYYMQALEIVKQSGDETQVSNYLTNIGSVYDTWGQFENALEYYTKALELDKKLNNEASVGGDLNNIGSVYFSMKKYREAVRYYEEALEIFTRMKQEGAVAVILNNLASVYKAWKQYEKAIQYYNRVLEIDKKQGRQADIAVDLNNLGLVYYDRNEYASALYYHQQALELAESIKATPIILSSYGYLSDAYFKMGNYKEALNFYKRYTSLKDSIFTEEKHKQIAEFQTKYETEKNKAQIKIQQTELAKKDAENKRQKAIIISAGIVLLLVIGLVIQVYRSLQRKKRDNEIIAREKAKSEELLLNILPLKVVNDLKETGTTEPESFEEVSVYFSDIVGFTDTSSQLEPKFLINELNEIFTAFDDIMEKYQCERIKTIGDAYMAVCGMPVRNANHAENIARAAIDIIHYLTERNKNSKIQWRVRIGINSGKVVGGIVGVKKYIYDVFGDTVNTASRIESNGSPMRINCSHSTYLLLKDKFNFIPREPVEVKGKGILKMYFLDYESEFVKEDLQTV, from the coding sequence AAGATAGCCTGCTGAAGGTTTTAAAGGAGGCAAAAACTTCCAGAAAGGCTGAGGTCTATCTTCAACTCTCTGATGTGGTAGTAAATGACTCTGCTGAGTTGGGTATTTTTTATGCCAACAAAGCTTTGGAACTGGCAAAACGTTTTAAAAACGAGAAAGAAATTGCTGATGCCTATTTCCATCTGGGTGATGCCTATCTGAATCTGAATGATTTCCAAAATTCATTGCAAAACTATATTAAGTCGTTGAATATCAGGAAAGAATTGAAAGATTTTAAAGATATTGCTGCTGCTTACAATGGTATTGGAATGGTGTTTTATCTTCAGGGCGAGTATGATAAAGCCATAAAATATTTTACAGCTGCCTGGCAAAATGATAAAAAAGCCAATGATTTTGAAAATGCTTCCAAAAGATTGAATAACATTGGAATAGCATATAAAAAAATGGGAGACTTCGATAAAGCCATAGAATATTACAATCAGGCTTTGAAAATTGACAGGGAAAATAATTTTGAAGCTAATATAGCCATAGACCTGAATAATATCGGAGCCATCCACAAGGCATGGGGAAATTACGAAGAAGCATTGAAATATTATACTGACGCACTCGGGATAGATAAAAGAATCGGCAAACCTGCCGATGTGGCCATTGACATGAATAATATCGGGATGGTTTATTATTCTCAGGGAAAATATGATAAAGCCATAGAATATTATATGCAGGCGCTTGAGATTGTCAAACAAAGCGGAGATGAAACGCAGGTTTCCAATTATCTGACCAACATTGGTTCCGTTTACGACACATGGGGACAGTTCGAAAATGCCCTCGAATACTACACCAAAGCACTGGAACTCGATAAAAAGCTGAACAATGAAGCCAGTGTGGGAGGCGACTTAAACAATATCGGTTCCGTTTATTTTTCAATGAAAAAATACAGGGAAGCTGTCAGATACTATGAAGAAGCGCTTGAAATATTTACCCGCATGAAGCAGGAAGGGGCGGTTGCCGTCATCCTGAACAATCTGGCTTCGGTTTACAAGGCTTGGAAGCAATACGAGAAAGCCATTCAATATTACAACAGGGTGCTCGAAATAGATAAAAAACAGGGGCGACAGGCTGATATTGCTGTTGACCTGAATAATCTTGGACTTGTGTATTATGACCGGAATGAATATGCTTCTGCTCTTTACTATCATCAGCAAGCCCTTGAGCTGGCTGAATCCATTAAGGCAACACCAATTATACTAAGCTCATACGGATATCTTTCTGATGCATATTTCAAAATGGGGAACTACAAAGAAGCATTGAACTTTTACAAACGTTACACTTCACTGAAAGACTCTATTTTTACAGAAGAAAAACACAAGCAGATTGCTGAGTTTCAGACCAAGTATGAAACCGAGAAAAACAAAGCGCAGATAAAGATACAGCAAACAGAGCTGGCCAAAAAGGATGCTGAAAACAAGCGACAAAAGGCTATTATCATTTCAGCAGGTATTGTCCTGCTGCTGGTTATCGGCCTGGTTATACAGGTTTACAGGAGCCTGCAACGAAAAAAACGTGACAACGAAATTATTGCCCGTGAAAAAGCCAAGTCTGAAGAGCTTTTGCTGAATATTCTGCCACTCAAGGTAGTCAACGACCTGAAAGAGACAGGAACAACAGAACCAGAGAGTTTTGAGGAAGTTTCAGTCTATTTTTCTGATATTGTTGGATTTACAGATACTTCTTCCCAACTGGAGCCAAAGTTTTTGATCAATGAACTGAACGAAATATTTACTGCTTTTGACGATATTATGGAAAAATATCAGTGTGAGAGAATCAAAACTATAGGGGATGCATACATGGCCGTATGCGGAATGCCTGTCCGCAATGCCAATCATGCAGAAAATATTGCCAGAGCAGCCATCGACATTATTCATTACCTGACCGAACGCAATAAAAATTCTAAAATTCAATGGAGGGTGCGAATAGGCATTAATTCCGGAAAGGTCGTAGGAGGGATAGTCGGGGTGAAAAAATATATTTATGATGTTTTCGGAGATACCGTCAATACAGCATCACGTATTGAAAGCAATGGCAGTCCCATGCGTATCAATTGTTCCCATTCCACCTACCTGCTGCTGAAAGATAAATTCAACTTTATTCCCCGTGAACCGGTTGAAGTGAAAGGAAAAGGGATTCTTAAAATGTATTTTCTTGATTATGAGTCAGAATTTGTAAAAGAAGATTTGCAGACAGTTTAA
- a CDS encoding HD domain-containing protein yields MHYQKLEEFVLNKLRLELDPRLYYHGIHHTLDVLSACRKIGFSEGIHGDEMILLQTAALFHDMGFIRQYKGHEEVSCQLADDILPGFGYTRNHIQIVNEMIMATQIPQSPKSLLGQIICDADLDYLGRNDFEPIAHSLFKELMAFQLISGEEQWNRIQVSFISNHRYFTQTAISLREEKKQIQLKRLKEIVEAYDSKS; encoded by the coding sequence ATGCACTATCAAAAGCTGGAAGAATTTGTTCTGAATAAGTTAAGGCTGGAACTAGACCCGCGGTTATATTATCATGGGATTCATCATACCCTTGATGTGCTTTCTGCCTGTCGCAAAATTGGCTTTTCTGAAGGAATACATGGGGATGAAATGATTTTATTACAGACTGCAGCTTTATTTCACGACATGGGTTTCATCCGACAATATAAAGGTCATGAAGAAGTTTCGTGCCAGCTTGCAGATGATATTTTACCCGGTTTTGGATACACCCGCAATCACATTCAGATTGTAAACGAAATGATAATGGCCACCCAGATTCCCCAATCACCAAAATCTTTACTGGGACAAATCATTTGTGATGCTGATCTCGACTATCTTGGCCGGAATGATTTTGAACCTATAGCTCACAGTTTATTTAAGGAACTTATGGCATTTCAGCTGATTAGCGGAGAAGAGCAGTGGAACCGGATTCAGGTCAGCTTTATCAGCAATCACCGCTATTTTACTCAAACAGCCATTTCTCTTCGGGAAGAAAAGAAACAAATCCAGCTGAAACGATTGAAAGAGATAGTTGAGGCCTATGATTCGAAGTCCTGA
- a CDS encoding T9SS type A sorting domain-containing protein — protein sequence MTDFDRKLKSYSALAAGLVVAGNAANGQIIYTDIDPDIILSDTSYLLDMNKDSVPDFKIVQEKYFYYSTFFMNIGGVQTLNGNEALGDTLTVSSSGSTYLMFYPRPLNKNDLIDENQGVWEDSSYGLLYQKAVLGSQNITLGKWRGGSEKYLGLRFKIGNDWHYGWARLSVSKNADTVVIKDFAYESHPGKKILAGQTFSSLAENADQYVSIYRSGEKVLIFLRNNISHANGNLYNLMGESIREFCLESGRNDIDIQDLPKGIYLVRIQIGDAEISGKIVW from the coding sequence ATGACAGACTTTGACCGTAAATTAAAATCATATTCAGCATTGGCAGCCGGATTGGTGGTTGCCGGAAATGCTGCCAATGGACAGATTATTTATACTGATATCGACCCGGATATCATATTATCTGATACCAGTTACCTGCTCGACATGAATAAAGACAGTGTTCCTGATTTTAAAATAGTTCAGGAAAAATATTTTTATTATTCAACGTTTTTCATGAATATCGGAGGGGTTCAAACATTAAATGGTAACGAAGCACTGGGTGATACCCTGACAGTATCCTCAAGCGGAAGCACCTATTTAATGTTTTATCCAAGGCCACTCAATAAAAATGACTTAATTGATGAAAACCAGGGAGTTTGGGAAGACAGCAGCTACGGCCTTCTTTATCAAAAAGCCGTATTGGGATCCCAAAATATTACTTTGGGGAAGTGGAGAGGCGGCTCTGAAAAATATCTTGGATTACGATTTAAAATAGGAAACGACTGGCACTATGGATGGGCACGGTTGAGTGTATCGAAAAATGCCGACACTGTTGTAATAAAAGATTTTGCATACGAAAGCCATCCCGGTAAAAAAATCCTTGCCGGACAAACATTCTCTTCTCTTGCTGAAAATGCAGACCAATATGTCAGCATATACAGAAGTGGAGAAAAGGTGCTGATTTTTCTGAGAAATAATATCAGTCATGCAAATGGTAATCTGTATAACCTGATGGGGGAATCAATCAGGGAATTTTGTCTTGAATCCGGAAGAAATGATATTGATATTCAGGATTTACCAAAAGGGATATACCTTGTTCGTATTCAGATCGGGGATGCTGAAATTAGCGGGAAAATTGTCTGGTGA
- a CDS encoding T9SS type A sorting domain-containing protein, giving the protein MRNKDFDKRLAGYSALAAGLLATPVVSDGQILYTDQFEDLTFGDTSGYIFDFNYDYFHDLLVFQAFGTNAYFVSVQRAQDTEILGKSTGNYLYPFALDAGYLLDTINKNWRIRDYGTLNWQGTAGNYGYWQGVNDKYLGIKIKIDGKPYLGWARLDVAQNGRSFTIKDFAIEFTSGKSIRTGDAANTYGVTKILAQDLGNGNGLKITFDKAVDESKVSEYRIILKNVLDSTQLTPNMALNLSPPNIVVVPKTGFNIEKTVNSSNVDLQGNPLKIGQYYQVYVLSMPDGVHATEPILSTNRRYFAFHVLSSPAGTPVATDIGNNGNGQDLKISFAKAADEQKVAFYSVVVCKSEKAQNFTIEDAMNLPPSVFTNVPKTGGDLEIILSKTATDADGALITNNVKYKAFVISVADGTYASKHALSLPSDEFMLTHNSGMDNFDLSKINCYFSNQTMNIVVPDHFQINSINIFDLHGKQIAGFNHPVSEILEVPFGRFSSGIYLVKIDAGDKSYSLKVTYFQE; this is encoded by the coding sequence ATGAGAAACAAAGATTTTGATAAAAGATTAGCCGGATATTCGGCATTGGCAGCCGGACTATTGGCAACACCGGTCGTTTCAGATGGTCAGATTTTATATACCGATCAGTTTGAAGACCTGACATTTGGAGATACTTCAGGTTACATTTTCGATTTTAATTATGACTATTTTCACGACCTGCTGGTGTTTCAGGCTTTTGGTACCAATGCCTATTTCGTCAGTGTTCAAAGGGCTCAGGACACTGAGATACTTGGAAAAAGCACGGGTAATTATCTTTATCCGTTTGCCCTCGATGCCGGATATCTGCTCGATACAATTAACAAAAACTGGAGGATACGTGACTACGGCACATTAAACTGGCAGGGTACTGCCGGAAATTACGGCTATTGGCAAGGAGTCAATGATAAATATCTTGGCATTAAAATAAAGATTGACGGGAAACCCTATTTAGGTTGGGCAAGGCTGGATGTGGCACAAAACGGCAGGTCTTTTACCATCAAGGACTTTGCAATTGAGTTTACGAGTGGAAAATCCATCAGAACAGGAGATGCCGCCAATACTTACGGAGTTACAAAGATTCTAGCTCAGGATCTGGGAAATGGAAACGGCCTGAAAATCACTTTCGATAAAGCAGTTGACGAAAGCAAGGTATCGGAATACCGGATAATTCTGAAAAACGTTCTCGACAGCACTCAGCTTACTCCCAATATGGCCTTGAATTTATCTCCTCCGAATATTGTAGTAGTTCCGAAAACAGGCTTTAATATTGAAAAGACAGTGAACTCCTCCAATGTTGACCTTCAGGGAAATCCGCTGAAAATTGGTCAGTATTATCAGGTATATGTATTGAGTATGCCGGATGGGGTCCATGCAACCGAGCCTATCCTCTCCACCAACAGAAGATATTTTGCTTTTCATGTTCTCTCCTCACCTGCCGGAACACCCGTAGCCACTGATATTGGCAATAACGGTAATGGTCAGGATCTTAAAATTTCCTTTGCAAAAGCTGCAGATGAACAGAAAGTGGCCTTCTACAGTGTGGTTGTCTGTAAATCTGAAAAAGCACAGAATTTTACCATTGAAGATGCCATGAATCTGCCTCCTTCAGTATTCACGAATGTTCCAAAAACCGGCGGCGACCTCGAGATTATACTTTCAAAAACAGCCACTGACGCAGATGGGGCTTTAATTACCAACAATGTCAAATACAAAGCATTCGTTATCAGTGTGGCTGATGGAACTTATGCTTCCAAACATGCTTTATCACTCCCTTCTGATGAATTTATGCTGACTCATAATTCAGGCATGGATAATTTTGACCTTAGCAAGATTAACTGTTATTTTTCAAATCAAACAATGAATATTGTCGTTCCGGATCATTTTCAGATCAACAGCATCAATATTTTTGATCTGCACGGAAAACAAATTGCCGGCTTTAACCATCCGGTTTCTGAAATTTTAGAGGTACCTTTCGGCAGATTCTCTTCAGGCATTTATCTGGTTAAGATTGATGCAGGAGATAAATCTTATTCCTTAAAAGTAACTTATTTTCAGGAATAA
- a CDS encoding tetratricopeptide repeat protein has product MHKKKVVLIGWDAADWKVINPLMDEGRMPALEKLVNKGVIGNLATLDPPLSPMLWTSIATGKKADKHGILGFIEPDNINGGIRPVAVTSRQTKAVWNILHYNGYKCNVVGWWPSHPAEPINGVMVSNLFVKANTPPDSPWPVNEGSVYPPEMTKILKEYRIHPAELTQQHILPFIPNAAEVDQEKDPRLASLAKITAEAASTHAIATWLMENTEWDFMAVYYDAIDHYGHAFMKYRPPRQDHIPVADFELYKDVVDGGYIFHDMMLDRLIELAGDDTTFIIVSDHGFYSDSHRPASLPRIPAAPALEHRPYGILCISGENIKTDERVYGATLLDITPTILNIYGLPSGKDMDGKVLSNIFTDHPKSSRIESWDTLPGDFGTHPPEKTEDPVSSAAALRQLIELGYLENPGEDKNKASAQAVRELKYNLSRVLASRNNYSKAIEIIEELLEDDKDEIRFQLDAIKYNIQLSEFEKALKIIEILKRKDESYSSYLKVFEGIIYSHQNRPHAALKMFSEAEKGMPATASLLQELGKVYIRLQRYEEALKIFTKVLENDDENAYAWHGLALAQLRLGFIQESAESSLNAIGLLYHFPPAHYHLGEALVRLEKFTEACQAFELSLKMNPGMYKARRWLIQIYEEKLKQKEMSEIHRIILNEQMKGKITIVSGLPRSGTSLMMQILKAGGMDILTDEIRLADESNPKGYFEYEKVKSLPRDNNWLHEAEGKALKVIAQLLRFLPVKYDYKVIFMKRDMYEIIHSQQKMLGRQQDKFPLSVAQAFDRELKNVEIWHQKEPNVKLLYVDYGDLIDNPVENICKINHFLDYQLDEDEAIKVIDKNLYRTKIR; this is encoded by the coding sequence ATGCATAAAAAGAAGGTTGTGTTGATCGGATGGGATGCTGCCGACTGGAAAGTCATCAATCCGCTGATGGACGAAGGACGAATGCCTGCACTTGAAAAGCTTGTCAATAAAGGCGTCATTGGAAATTTAGCCACCCTCGATCCTCCCCTTTCCCCTATGCTCTGGACATCCATCGCCACCGGAAAAAAAGCTGACAAACACGGCATTCTTGGCTTCATTGAACCCGATAATATAAATGGAGGTATCAGGCCTGTTGCCGTTACCTCACGTCAGACAAAAGCAGTCTGGAATATTTTACATTACAACGGTTATAAATGTAATGTGGTTGGCTGGTGGCCAAGTCATCCGGCAGAACCCATCAACGGGGTAATGGTTTCAAATCTTTTTGTTAAGGCCAATACACCACCCGATAGTCCCTGGCCTGTGAATGAAGGATCGGTTTATCCTCCGGAAATGACAAAAATTCTGAAAGAGTACCGCATTCATCCGGCAGAGCTCACGCAGCAACATATTTTACCTTTTATCCCCAATGCTGCTGAAGTAGATCAGGAAAAAGACCCCCGCCTGGCTTCCCTCGCCAAAATCACCGCTGAAGCAGCAAGCACACATGCCATCGCCACCTGGCTGATGGAAAACACTGAATGGGATTTTATGGCTGTCTATTACGATGCTATCGACCATTATGGTCATGCCTTTATGAAATACAGGCCTCCCCGTCAGGATCATATCCCAGTTGCTGATTTTGAACTTTACAAGGATGTTGTGGATGGAGGATACATTTTCCACGACATGATGCTCGACAGGCTGATTGAACTGGCAGGAGATGACACAACTTTTATCATTGTAAGTGATCATGGTTTTTATTCCGATAGCCATCGACCGGCTTCTTTGCCCAGAATACCTGCTGCCCCTGCCCTTGAACACAGGCCTTATGGTATTTTATGTATTTCTGGAGAAAACATTAAAACGGATGAAAGAGTTTACGGAGCAACCCTTCTGGATATAACTCCCACTATTTTAAACATTTACGGTTTACCTTCCGGAAAAGATATGGATGGAAAAGTACTGAGTAATATTTTTACAGACCATCCGAAAAGCAGTAGGATTGAATCATGGGATACGCTTCCGGGAGATTTCGGAACTCATCCGCCTGAAAAAACTGAAGATCCTGTCAGCTCAGCAGCAGCTCTCCGGCAGTTGATAGAATTAGGCTACCTGGAAAATCCGGGAGAAGATAAAAACAAAGCTTCAGCGCAGGCGGTCAGAGAGTTAAAATATAATCTATCAAGGGTTTTGGCAAGCCGAAATAATTATTCAAAGGCCATTGAAATAATAGAGGAATTGCTTGAGGACGACAAAGATGAAATTCGTTTTCAGCTGGATGCTATTAAATACAATATTCAACTTTCAGAATTCGAAAAAGCTTTGAAAATCATTGAAATTCTGAAAAGAAAAGATGAAAGCTACAGTTCTTACCTGAAAGTATTTGAAGGCATCATTTATTCCCATCAGAACCGCCCGCATGCAGCACTGAAAATGTTCAGTGAGGCAGAAAAAGGAATGCCGGCTACGGCCAGCCTGTTACAGGAGCTTGGCAAAGTTTATATCCGGCTGCAAAGATATGAGGAAGCCCTGAAAATATTCACCAAAGTACTTGAAAATGATGATGAAAATGCCTATGCATGGCATGGACTGGCACTTGCCCAACTAAGACTTGGTTTTATTCAGGAATCTGCAGAAAGCTCACTGAATGCCATCGGATTGTTGTATCATTTTCCACCTGCTCATTACCACCTCGGGGAAGCACTGGTTAGACTGGAAAAATTCACTGAAGCCTGTCAGGCTTTTGAACTGAGTCTGAAAATGAATCCGGGTATGTATAAAGCAAGGAGATGGCTAATACAGATTTATGAAGAAAAACTAAAGCAGAAAGAAATGTCAGAAATACACCGGATAATTCTGAATGAGCAGATGAAAGGCAAAATAACAATAGTATCGGGGCTCCCCCGCTCCGGCACCTCGCTGATGATGCAGATACTGAAAGCAGGCGGAATGGATATCCTGACGGATGAAATACGGCTGGCAGATGAGTCAAATCCGAAAGGATATTTTGAATATGAGAAGGTAAAAAGTCTTCCGCGTGACAACAACTGGTTGCATGAAGCAGAAGGAAAAGCCTTAAAAGTCATCGCACAACTGCTGCGTTTTCTGCCGGTTAAATATGATTACAAGGTGATTTTTATGAAAAGAGACATGTATGAAATCATTCATTCACAGCAGAAAATGCTTGGGCGTCAACAGGATAAGTTTCCGCTTTCAGTCGCACAGGCTTTTGATAGGGAGCTGAAAAATGTTGAAATCTGGCATCAGAAAGAGCCGAATGTAAAACTACTTTACGTTGACTATGGGGATTTGATAGATAATCCGGTTGAAAATATCTGTAAAATCAATCATTTTCTCGATTATCAACTCGATGAAGATGAGGCAATTAAGGTCATTGACAAAAATTTATACAGGACGAAAATCAGATAA
- a CDS encoding YceI family protein, translated as MKRIFLLSAVLISGIILMSSCNKKEKEDTDAQEVKLDKEAVSYPVDLANSKVLWLGKKVTGQHNGTINLKSGEVLVKNDTLTGGRFEFDMNSITNLDLTDEKMNAKLTGHLKSADFFNVDSFATATFEITSAEMIANPVDSNNYNISGNLTIKGITNNISFPAVIVSKDGMFNAKATIKVDRTLWNIRYGSGKFFKGLGDKMINDEFEVTIDILAQKPAEVAENK; from the coding sequence ATGAAGAGAATATTTTTACTTTCAGCAGTTTTGATTTCAGGCATTATTCTGATGAGTTCCTGCAACAAAAAAGAAAAGGAAGACACTGATGCTCAGGAAGTTAAGCTTGACAAAGAAGCTGTCAGCTATCCGGTGGATTTAGCTAACAGCAAAGTCCTTTGGCTTGGAAAAAAAGTGACCGGACAGCATAATGGAACTATTAACCTGAAATCAGGTGAAGTATTGGTAAAGAATGACACCCTGACAGGCGGACGTTTTGAGTTTGACATGAACAGCATTACCAACCTTGACCTGACAGACGAAAAAATGAATGCAAAGCTGACCGGACATCTGAAAAGTGCTGATTTCTTCAATGTTGATTCATTTGCTACAGCAACATTTGAGATTACTTCAGCCGAAATGATTGCCAATCCTGTTGATTCCAACAATTACAACATCAGCGGAAACCTGACAATCAAAGGTATTACCAACAATATCAGTTTTCCGGCAGTAATCGTTTCAAAAGACGGAATGTTTAATGCCAAAGCCACTATTAAAGTTGATCGTACTTTGTGGAACATCCGTTATGGCAGCGGCAAGTTTTTCAAGGGACTGGGTGATAAGATGATCAATGATGAGTTTGAAGTTACCATTGATATCCTTGCTCAGAAACCTGCAGAAGTCGCTGAAAACAAGTAA
- a CDS encoding dicarboxylate/amino acid:cation symporter codes for MKRISLPIQILIALLFGFLFGYFFTDQVTYVSWIGELFIRLLKMIIIPLILASIISGVSSIEGGKEFGKLTLKTWLYYISSSLAAILTGLILVNLIQPGVGANIGLQETVENFKPGSASVRDLLMNIVPTNIIKSTVDEQMLSLIFFAMVVGFFINRIKNDHYRTLLKDLANAGFALMMKITGFIIKLTPYGVFAIMAGIVAKNIDNVVEVFSRLGLYFITVIAGLFFHAFITLPLFLRFVAKINPIKHYGSLSSALLTAFSTSSSSATLPVTMNCLEKNSGVSNKITSFVMPLGATVNMDGTALYECVAAIFIAQAYGIELSALQQIIIVFTSLLASIGAAGIPMAGFFMLSIILTTIGLPLEGVGLILAVDRILDMFRTAVNTLSDSVGTVVIAHSEKEILNDSVLKNVPKVSIDEELID; via the coding sequence ATGAAAAGAATAAGTCTTCCGATACAGATTCTGATTGCACTTTTATTTGGGTTTCTGTTCGGGTATTTTTTTACAGATCAGGTAACTTATGTCAGTTGGATAGGCGAATTGTTCATCCGTTTGTTGAAAATGATTATCATCCCACTGATTTTAGCTTCCATAATATCAGGGGTGTCGAGTATTGAAGGAGGCAAGGAATTTGGAAAACTAACCCTTAAAACATGGCTCTATTATATTTCAAGCAGTTTGGCGGCTATTTTAACCGGTTTAATTCTTGTCAACCTGATTCAGCCGGGTGTCGGAGCCAATATCGGTCTTCAGGAAACTGTCGAAAACTTCAAACCAGGATCCGCCTCTGTCAGAGATTTACTCATGAACATAGTTCCGACCAATATCATTAAATCAACAGTTGATGAGCAGATGCTTTCGCTGATATTTTTTGCCATGGTTGTCGGCTTTTTTATCAACCGGATTAAAAATGACCATTACCGTACATTATTAAAAGATTTAGCCAATGCAGGTTTTGCTCTGATGATGAAGATTACGGGTTTTATTATTAAGCTCACACCTTATGGCGTATTTGCAATTATGGCAGGTATTGTGGCCAAGAATATAGATAATGTGGTGGAAGTATTTTCCCGCCTGGGTCTTTATTTTATTACAGTTATTGCAGGTCTGTTTTTTCATGCGTTCATTACTCTGCCCTTATTTCTCCGCTTTGTTGCCAAAATAAATCCTATCAAACATTATGGCTCTCTTTCATCGGCTCTGCTGACTGCTTTTTCAACTTCTTCTTCCAGTGCGACTTTGCCAGTTACTATGAATTGCCTGGAAAAAAACAGTGGTGTCAGCAATAAAATCACAAGTTTTGTCATGCCACTGGGCGCAACGGTCAACATGGACGGAACAGCCCTTTATGAATGTGTTGCGGCTATTTTTATTGCTCAGGCTTACGGGATTGAACTTTCTGCCCTGCAACAGATAATAATCGTTTTTACTTCATTACTTGCCTCAATAGGCGCTGCTGGAATTCCGATGGCCGGTTTTTTTATGCTTTCCATTATCCTGACTACTATTGGGTTGCCTCTTGAAGGGGTTGGACTTATTCTGGCTGTTGACAGAATACTCGATATGTTCAGAACAGCTGTCAATACTTTGAGCGATTCAGTAGGGACTGTTGTTATCGCTCATTCGGAAAAAGAAATATTAAATGACAGTGTTTTGAAAAATGTCCCCAAAGTTAGTATTGATGAAGAGCTGATTGATTAA